A stretch of the Gemmatimonadaceae bacterium genome encodes the following:
- a CDS encoding PadR family transcriptional regulator, with translation MPADPTLSRLELLQGTLDFIILQTLRWGPRHGYGLAQMIRANSNYMLQIETGSLYPALHRLTKKKWVTSEWSTSENGQRVRVYTLTPAGEKQLAVERSKWQRLTYALAGLMLEPPTESQS, from the coding sequence TTGCCCGCCGATCCCACTCTCTCCCGCCTCGAGCTCCTTCAGGGCACGCTCGACTTCATCATCCTCCAGACCCTCCGCTGGGGGCCCCGGCACGGCTACGGCCTCGCCCAGATGATCCGCGCGAATTCCAACTACATGCTCCAGATCGAGACGGGCTCCCTCTACCCCGCGCTCCATCGCCTAACGAAAAAGAAATGGGTCACCTCCGAGTGGAGCACGTCGGAGAATGGCCAGCGCGTTCGCGTCTACACACTCACCCCTGCCGGCGAGAAGCAGCTCGCGGTCGAGCGCTCCAAATGGCAGCGCCTCACGTATGCCCTCGCTGGTCTGATGCTCGAGCCTCCAACCGAGAGCCAATCATGA
- a CDS encoding ABC transporter permease, which translates to MKWPWEARREADDRALDDEIRAHFAMAVADRVARGESPDDAAAAVRREFGNVGHVKEVTHETWGWLWLERLTHDVRYALRSLRRAPIFAVVAILTLALGIGANTAMFTVVRGILLRPLPFHDPGALFLVSHAPDRLRSIVGPSMTDKEYTRYRSLTSQFVSTSTYNRYPATLLGAGEPLRVATASVSANFFATLGVRAQLGRVFRAAEEQLGANAVVVIGNRLWRDRFAGDPTVIGRSISLEGYTKTIVGVMPPGFEFPQHTEIWTPLVIQLSSTNSRFQPVIARLAPNATVGEAFGELRTFAANEERADARHNDEHFTAAIMPLRDGIVGDVRASLYIFAGAVGLVLLIACANVSNLMLMRAATRTHELGIRAALGASRSRLLRQLLTESVIVSLAGGVIGLVIAYGGVALLLAAAPPDLLPRTKEIHVDLVVLLGAFLTCIITGVISGAAPAITASRRDVRDALSETGRMTTRIPLHAVFVTAETALALVLLIGAGLLVRSFERLRGVDLGFVPDNVITVTLDFPDTRYKTAALLHDVQRRLSERVAAIDGVRESAAVNWIPLSQTTIMGDFSLDDGRSLPPGYMVLKPCVTAGYFAAMGIPIRQGRGFLASDGPGTERVAIVSQGVAHRLWPNASPIGKRLTMQDKPTPGDWMTIVGVVDDVAQEGLAQVRAEAIYQLLPQVDQPFFINHLNMVVRTDAAHSALVAKALRVAVREVDPEQPIESIMTMTSRISGVVAEPRFRTLLLGVFSLIALSLAAIGIYGVLAYGVTARTRELGIRIALGATAGGVIRVVLVGSALLVLPGLAIGLGTSLIATRVLRTFLFQVQPSDALTYVSATLLLLVVGLCAAYVPSRRAGRIDPLITMK; encoded by the coding sequence ATGAAATGGCCGTGGGAAGCGCGCCGCGAAGCCGATGACCGCGCGCTCGACGACGAGATTCGCGCGCACTTCGCGATGGCCGTCGCCGATCGCGTTGCGCGCGGCGAGTCGCCCGACGACGCCGCGGCGGCTGTCCGCCGCGAGTTCGGGAATGTCGGTCACGTGAAAGAGGTCACGCACGAGACCTGGGGCTGGCTCTGGCTCGAGCGACTCACCCACGACGTTCGCTACGCGCTCCGCTCGCTGCGCCGCGCGCCTATCTTCGCGGTCGTTGCCATCCTCACGCTCGCGTTGGGCATCGGCGCGAACACCGCCATGTTCACCGTCGTGCGCGGCATTCTGCTGCGGCCGCTCCCGTTCCACGATCCCGGCGCGCTCTTCCTCGTGAGCCATGCGCCGGATCGACTGCGTTCCATCGTCGGCCCTTCGATGACGGACAAGGAGTATACGCGCTATCGGAGCCTAACGAGCCAATTCGTCTCGACGTCGACCTACAACAGGTACCCCGCGACACTCCTCGGCGCCGGTGAGCCGCTCCGGGTGGCGACGGCCAGCGTCTCGGCCAATTTCTTTGCGACCCTCGGCGTTCGCGCCCAACTCGGTCGCGTCTTTCGCGCGGCCGAGGAGCAACTCGGCGCCAATGCCGTCGTCGTCATCGGCAATCGCCTCTGGCGCGATCGCTTCGCCGGCGACCCGACCGTCATCGGTCGATCGATCAGCCTCGAAGGCTACACGAAGACCATCGTCGGGGTCATGCCTCCGGGTTTCGAGTTTCCTCAACACACGGAGATCTGGACACCGCTCGTGATTCAGCTCTCGAGCACCAACAGCCGCTTTCAGCCCGTCATCGCCCGCCTGGCACCGAACGCAACCGTCGGCGAGGCGTTCGGCGAGTTGCGCACCTTCGCCGCGAACGAGGAGCGCGCCGATGCGCGGCACAACGACGAGCATTTCACGGCCGCCATCATGCCGCTGCGCGATGGCATCGTCGGCGACGTGCGCGCCTCACTCTACATTTTCGCGGGCGCGGTAGGACTCGTCCTGCTGATTGCGTGCGCCAATGTCTCCAACCTCATGCTCATGCGCGCCGCGACCCGCACCCACGAGCTGGGCATCCGCGCCGCGCTCGGCGCGAGTCGCTCGCGCTTGTTGCGGCAACTTCTCACCGAAAGCGTGATCGTCTCGCTCGCCGGCGGCGTCATCGGCCTCGTCATCGCGTATGGCGGCGTGGCGCTTCTCCTCGCTGCTGCGCCACCGGATCTGCTCCCGCGCACGAAGGAAATCCACGTGGACCTCGTCGTGCTCCTCGGTGCCTTTCTGACGTGCATCATCACGGGCGTGATCTCCGGCGCTGCGCCCGCCATCACTGCATCGCGGCGCGACGTGCGCGACGCTTTGAGCGAGACCGGTCGCATGACCACGCGCATCCCGTTGCACGCCGTGTTCGTCACGGCGGAGACGGCGCTCGCATTGGTGCTATTGATCGGCGCGGGCCTGCTCGTCCGCAGCTTCGAGCGCTTGCGCGGCGTGGATCTCGGCTTCGTGCCGGACAACGTCATCACGGTGACGCTCGATTTTCCGGACACTCGCTACAAGACGGCGGCGTTGTTGCACGACGTCCAACGCCGCCTCTCGGAGCGCGTCGCGGCCATCGACGGCGTGCGCGAATCGGCGGCGGTGAACTGGATTCCGCTCTCGCAGACCACGATCATGGGCGACTTCTCGCTCGACGACGGCCGCTCGTTGCCGCCGGGCTACATGGTCCTCAAGCCGTGCGTCACCGCGGGCTACTTCGCGGCGATGGGTATTCCCATTCGTCAGGGACGAGGCTTCCTCGCGAGCGATGGGCCCGGCACCGAGCGCGTCGCGATCGTGAGCCAGGGTGTCGCCCACCGTCTCTGGCCCAACGCGAGCCCGATCGGCAAGCGCCTAACTATGCAAGACAAGCCGACACCCGGCGACTGGATGACGATCGTCGGCGTCGTCGACGACGTCGCGCAGGAAGGACTCGCGCAGGTACGCGCGGAGGCGATCTATCAGCTGCTGCCGCAGGTCGACCAGCCCTTCTTTATCAATCATCTCAACATGGTGGTGCGCACGGACGCGGCGCACAGTGCACTCGTCGCCAAAGCGCTGCGCGTCGCTGTGCGCGAGGTCGATCCGGAACAGCCGATCGAGTCGATCATGACGATGACGTCGCGGATCAGCGGCGTCGTCGCCGAACCGCGATTCCGCACGTTGCTCCTCGGCGTCTTCTCGCTGATCGCGCTCTCGCTCGCCGCGATCGGGATCTACGGCGTTCTCGCGTACGGCGTCACTGCACGCACGCGTGAGCTCGGGATCCGGATTGCCCTCGGCGCGACCGCGGGGGGCGTCATTCGGGTCGTGCTCGTGGGCAGTGCGCTCCTCGTTCTCCCGGGTCTTGCGATTGGCCTCGGCACGTCGCTCATAGCGACGCGCGTGCTGCGAACGTTCCTGTTCCAGGTGCAGCCGAGTGACGCTTTGACCTACGTTAGCGCGACGCTGCTGTTGCTTGTCGTTGGGCTTTGCGCGGCATACGTCCCGTCGCGGCGCGCGGGCCGGATCGATCCATTGATAACGATGAAATAG
- a CDS encoding sigma-54 dependent transcriptional regulator, with protein MRKLFVVDDDLLFAKLLAANLRNEGSLNVELFSDARAMLDRRSEEPPDAVITDLMMPEINGIEVTRQLRATDPHLPIFVLTASTEIASAVAALKAGATDYLLKPVNVDELLTQLRRAIDERPMREEAASLERTRKAKFSAGAILGNEPAIEDVRDFVRRVAGIPNSTVLLLGESGTGKNLVARTLHYTSAHAKGRFVEINCSALPAHLLEAELFGYQRGAFTDARESKRGLIEVANGGTLFLDEIGELSPELQAKLLNVLESRRFRRVGGTEEIEVNLRLIAATNRDLEAHVRAGRFRQDLYYRICVVTCTLPPLRDVPSAIPDLADHFRELFNRQFKKSVKSIDASVLARLTSWRWPGNVRELRNVIERALIFADGEVLMPEHLPPLTAVDAPSSNGHSPNGYAISKGLSLADVEKEYIRQTLEQLDGDIQRAAESLGISRKSLWERRKRHGLL; from the coding sequence ATGCGCAAGCTCTTCGTTGTGGATGACGATTTGCTCTTCGCGAAGTTGCTGGCCGCGAATCTTCGTAATGAGGGATCGCTGAACGTCGAGCTCTTCTCCGACGCGCGAGCGATGCTCGACCGCCGAAGCGAGGAGCCGCCCGATGCCGTGATCACAGACCTGATGATGCCCGAGATCAACGGGATCGAGGTGACGCGGCAGCTCCGAGCGACCGATCCGCATCTGCCGATCTTCGTGCTCACGGCGAGCACGGAGATCGCGAGCGCCGTCGCCGCGCTCAAGGCGGGGGCGACGGACTACCTGCTCAAGCCGGTGAACGTCGACGAGCTGTTGACGCAGCTTCGCCGTGCAATCGACGAGCGGCCGATGCGCGAGGAAGCCGCGAGTCTCGAGCGCACGCGTAAGGCGAAGTTCTCCGCCGGCGCGATCCTCGGCAACGAGCCCGCGATCGAAGACGTGCGCGATTTCGTGCGACGCGTTGCCGGGATCCCCAACTCGACCGTGCTGTTGCTCGGGGAGAGCGGAACCGGCAAGAACCTCGTCGCGCGGACGCTGCATTACACGAGTGCGCACGCGAAGGGGCGCTTCGTCGAAATCAATTGCTCCGCCCTTCCGGCGCATTTGCTCGAGGCCGAATTGTTCGGCTATCAGCGCGGCGCTTTTACGGACGCGCGCGAGTCCAAGCGCGGCCTCATCGAGGTCGCGAATGGCGGGACGCTCTTCCTCGACGAAATCGGCGAGCTGTCACCGGAGCTCCAGGCAAAGCTGCTCAACGTGCTCGAGTCGCGCCGCTTTCGTCGTGTCGGCGGCACGGAAGAGATCGAGGTCAATCTCCGCCTCATTGCGGCGACGAACCGCGACCTCGAGGCGCACGTCCGCGCGGGGCGTTTCCGGCAGGATCTTTACTACCGCATCTGCGTCGTGACGTGCACGCTCCCACCCTTGCGCGACGTGCCGAGCGCGATTCCGGACCTCGCGGATCATTTCCGGGAGCTATTCAATCGGCAGTTCAAGAAGAGCGTGAAGTCGATCGATGCCTCCGTGCTCGCGCGCCTAACGTCATGGCGCTGGCCGGGGAACGTGCGCGAGCTGCGCAACGTGATCGAACGCGCACTGATCTTCGCCGACGGCGAGGTCCTGATGCCGGAGCACCTGCCCCCGCTCACGGCCGTCGACGCGCCCTCGAGCAACGGCCACTCGCCGAACGGGTATGCGATCTCCAAAGGACTGTCGCTGGCGGACGTCGAGAAGGAGTACATCAGGCAGACGCTCGAGCAGCTCGACGGCGACATACAACGAGCGGCGGAGTCGTTAGGTATTTCGAGAAAGAGCCTCTGGGAGAGGAGAAAGCGGCACGGACTGCTCTAA
- a CDS encoding response regulator: protein MSKSPVPSAEDLVRVVLIEDDADLRRVVQLTLQFGAAWLVETAPDGPSGIEMVKRERPDLVLLDLMMPGMDGYEVCRRLTADESTRPIPIVLLTARQNLDPERVRASGARGVITKPFDLDALAPAILRLCREEEVPKQ, encoded by the coding sequence TTGTCAAAATCCCCAGTGCCGTCGGCAGAGGACCTGGTCCGCGTCGTCCTGATCGAGGACGACGCGGACTTGCGGCGCGTCGTGCAGCTCACGCTGCAATTCGGCGCTGCATGGCTGGTGGAGACGGCGCCGGACGGCCCATCGGGGATCGAGATGGTCAAGCGCGAGCGGCCAGATCTGGTGCTCCTCGATCTCATGATGCCGGGGATGGACGGATACGAGGTCTGCCGCCGGCTCACTGCCGACGAGTCGACCAGACCAATTCCGATCGTGTTGCTGACGGCAAGACAGAACCTTGATCCCGAGCGCGTGCGCGCGAGTGGCGCCCGCGGAGTCATCACCAAACCATTTGATCTCGACGCGTTGGCGCCAGCCATCTTACGGCTCTGTCGAGAAGAGGAAGTGCCGAAACAATGA
- a CDS encoding Hpt domain-containing protein encodes MTTAMKQVPTEVLAELANEFAAGLPARTAVMREAVDEIARRRSVEAAHRLRLSAHALAGTASAFGATELVPHAERLEALGKEWQERNGAATRASVAVARRAIQLLAASLDAVIDRQRLR; translated from the coding sequence ATGACGACTGCCATGAAGCAGGTTCCAACGGAAGTCTTGGCGGAGCTCGCGAACGAGTTCGCCGCCGGACTGCCGGCGCGAACTGCCGTGATGCGCGAGGCGGTGGACGAGATCGCGCGTCGCCGTTCGGTGGAAGCGGCGCACCGCCTTCGCCTCTCGGCGCACGCACTCGCCGGTACGGCCAGCGCCTTCGGCGCGACGGAGCTCGTGCCTCACGCCGAGCGCCTCGAGGCGTTAGGCAAGGAGTGGCAGGAGCGGAATGGCGCCGCGACCAGGGCCAGCGTCGCCGTTGCACGCCGCGCGATCCAGCTGCTCGCCGCAAGTCTCGACGCGGTCATCGACCGCCAGCGCTTGCGATGA
- a CDS encoding ATP-binding protein gives MTTSVRPLASSGEGSGRSISVARLEVVSELGTLINTTFDLDLIFRTAILKLPRVLTMRRASVVLVTEDGARYAIHTLYDRERGGFVTERGRFPIGAGLTGQAIVAGRAVHVNDFEGRADIRGPNEGRVSVLAIPLRMGGRVIGALTLGAPEAEAFGGEDFELARIVGRHIETALHYSHLFATISRQRDELAEKNTEVKTEHRRLEALIEASDSAIAMVQDQRVVFANQAFARLTSMAHEDVVGATMETVHARFAPMLKDEASIAAEREALAGTLALRDRVEMAVPQCATLQRVVAPLLDNRGVILGHIIIYRDVTLEADADAAKDEFVSVVSHELRTPLTSIKTSLGLLARGAAGPVPEGMEELLDIGLRNLDRLIRMVEDLLDLGKIERGSEPAVVRAVNAETVTQCALQTVSGLAVARRITVIRRSGASAIDVEADGDRLEQVFVNVLSNAIKFSPEESIVTVGWRLLDGWAECVVADEGPGIPADQLERIFDKFRQIGSASTRQHGGAGLGLAISRRLVDSFGGKIWAESDPGRGSRFIVRLRLTNSGERFGRDPASSI, from the coding sequence ATGACCACCAGCGTCCGCCCCCTCGCGAGCTCGGGGGAGGGAAGCGGAAGAAGCATCTCCGTCGCACGGCTCGAGGTCGTGTCCGAGTTGGGCACGCTCATCAACACGACCTTCGACCTCGACCTGATTTTTCGAACGGCCATCCTGAAGTTGCCTCGGGTACTCACGATGAGGCGCGCCAGCGTCGTCCTCGTTACCGAGGACGGTGCTCGCTACGCGATTCATACCTTGTATGACCGGGAGCGCGGTGGATTTGTAACGGAGCGGGGCCGGTTCCCGATCGGCGCCGGCCTTACCGGGCAGGCGATCGTTGCCGGGCGCGCCGTCCACGTCAACGACTTCGAGGGACGTGCCGACATTCGCGGTCCGAACGAAGGACGCGTCTCGGTCCTCGCGATCCCACTTCGCATGGGTGGCCGTGTTATCGGCGCGCTGACGCTTGGCGCGCCCGAGGCCGAAGCCTTCGGCGGGGAAGACTTCGAGCTTGCTCGAATCGTTGGGCGCCATATCGAGACGGCGCTCCACTACTCCCATCTGTTCGCGACGATCTCCAGGCAGCGCGACGAGCTGGCGGAGAAGAACACCGAGGTGAAGACGGAGCACCGCCGGCTCGAGGCGCTCATCGAAGCCTCCGACTCGGCGATCGCGATGGTGCAGGACCAGCGGGTCGTCTTCGCCAATCAGGCCTTCGCGCGCCTAACGAGCATGGCGCACGAGGACGTCGTCGGCGCCACGATGGAGACGGTCCACGCGCGGTTCGCCCCGATGCTCAAGGACGAGGCGTCGATTGCCGCCGAGCGCGAGGCATTGGCGGGCACGCTCGCGCTGCGCGACCGTGTCGAGATGGCCGTTCCGCAGTGCGCGACACTGCAGCGCGTGGTCGCGCCGCTGCTCGACAACCGGGGCGTGATCCTCGGCCACATCATTATCTATCGCGACGTCACCCTCGAGGCAGACGCCGACGCCGCGAAGGACGAATTCGTGTCGGTCGTGAGCCACGAGCTCCGCACGCCTTTGACGTCGATCAAGACCTCGTTAGGCCTGCTCGCGCGCGGCGCGGCGGGACCGGTACCTGAAGGGATGGAGGAGCTGCTCGACATCGGCCTCCGCAACCTCGACCGGCTGATCCGCATGGTCGAGGACCTGCTCGACCTCGGGAAGATCGAGCGCGGCAGCGAGCCGGCGGTTGTCCGCGCGGTGAACGCGGAGACGGTGACGCAGTGCGCCCTGCAGACGGTGAGCGGTCTGGCGGTCGCGCGGCGCATCACCGTCATCCGTCGCTCCGGCGCGAGCGCCATCGACGTCGAAGCCGATGGCGATCGGCTGGAGCAGGTGTTCGTCAACGTGTTGAGCAACGCGATCAAGTTCTCCCCGGAAGAGTCGATCGTCACCGTCGGATGGCGACTGCTGGATGGCTGGGCCGAGTGCGTCGTCGCCGACGAGGGTCCCGGCATTCCGGCCGATCAACTCGAGCGAATCTTCGACAAGTTCCGGCAGATCGGTTCGGCGAGCACGCGCCAGCATGGCGGCGCGGGATTAGGTCTGGCGATCAGCCGGCGGCTCGTGGATAGTTTCGGGGGAAAGATCTGGGCGGAGAGCGATCCCGGACGGGGCTCGCGGTTCATCGTTAGGCTCCGCCTGACCAACAGCGGCGAACGATTTGGCCGCGATCCGGCTTCTTCTATATGA
- a CDS encoding alpha/beta hydrolase has protein sequence MPTVTMNDGAQIFYKDWGSGQPVVFSHGWPLDADAWDPQLFFLASNGFRAIAHDRRGHGRSTQTSSGNDMDTYADDLATLIETLSLTNVIHVGHSTGGGEVTRYIGRHGTTRVAKAVLVDAVTPGLLKTPKNPDGLPLQAFDQIRAGLLANASQFWKDLSLMFYGANRPGAKVPQGVLDAFWLLCMQCGLVAAHDCVKAFSETDFTEDVKKFDIPTLVIHGDDDQIVPITVGGDRSSKMIKNATYKVYKGAPHGLMATHQEQFNADLLEFARQREAAPGRRGGGEVAASRAASST, from the coding sequence ATGCCAACAGTCACGATGAACGATGGTGCGCAGATCTTCTATAAGGATTGGGGTTCGGGACAACCCGTCGTCTTCAGCCACGGATGGCCTCTCGATGCCGACGCGTGGGACCCGCAGCTCTTCTTTCTTGCGTCGAACGGCTTTCGTGCGATCGCGCACGACCGTCGCGGTCACGGACGATCGACGCAAACGTCGTCCGGCAACGACATGGACACGTATGCGGACGACCTCGCCACTCTTATAGAAACGCTCAGCCTAACGAACGTCATTCATGTCGGCCACTCCACCGGAGGAGGTGAAGTTACGCGCTATATCGGCCGGCACGGAACAACGCGCGTCGCCAAGGCGGTGCTCGTAGATGCTGTCACGCCCGGGCTCTTGAAGACGCCGAAGAATCCCGACGGTCTTCCACTTCAGGCATTCGACCAGATTCGCGCGGGGCTGCTCGCGAATGCCTCGCAATTCTGGAAGGATCTCAGCCTGATGTTCTACGGTGCCAATCGCCCGGGCGCCAAGGTTCCTCAAGGCGTTCTCGACGCTTTCTGGCTCCTCTGCATGCAGTGTGGCCTTGTGGCGGCGCACGACTGCGTCAAAGCATTCTCCGAGACCGACTTCACCGAGGACGTCAAGAAATTCGACATCCCGACGCTGGTCATTCACGGCGACGACGATCAGATCGTGCCGATAACCGTCGGCGGCGACCGCTCGTCGAAGATGATCAAGAACGCGACGTACAAGGTGTACAAGGGAGCGCCGCACGGACTCATGGCGACGCACCAGGAGCAGTTCAACGCCGACCTGTTGGAGTTCGCGCGGCAGCGAGAGGCAGCGCCCGGCCGTCGCGGCGGTGGCGAGGTGGCGGCTTCACGAGCAGCCAGCTCCACCTAG
- a CDS encoding gamma carbonic anhydrase family protein produces MIDPTAFIHPTAVVLGDVTLGRRVSVWPTAVLRGDSDVIVVGDDSNIQDGAVIHADEGVPTHIGNRVAIGHRAIVHGATIEDDVLIAMGAVVLNGVHVATGSIIAAGAVLPEGKRIPENSLVIGVPGRIVRQTTAEERERIRHTVRAYLELAEQHRSGRWARHQA; encoded by the coding sequence GTGATCGATCCGACCGCGTTTATTCACCCGACAGCTGTGGTGCTGGGTGATGTGACCCTTGGGCGCCGAGTGTCGGTGTGGCCGACGGCAGTCCTGCGAGGGGATTCGGACGTCATCGTCGTCGGCGACGACAGCAACATCCAGGACGGCGCGGTCATTCACGCCGACGAGGGCGTGCCGACGCACATCGGAAACCGCGTCGCGATCGGGCATCGCGCGATCGTGCACGGCGCGACGATCGAGGACGACGTGTTGATCGCGATGGGCGCGGTGGTCTTGAATGGCGTGCACGTCGCCACGGGATCCATAATCGCCGCGGGCGCAGTGCTCCCGGAAGGCAAGCGGATTCCGGAGAACTCGCTCGTGATCGGCGTGCCGGGCCGAATCGTTAGGCAGACGACGGCCGAGGAGCGCGAACGGATCAGGCACACGGTCCGCGCGTATCTCGAGCTAGCCGAGCAGCACCGTTCCGGCCGCTGGGCTCGGCATCAGGCGTGA
- a CDS encoding vitamin B12-dependent ribonucleotide reductase gives MSLPVNPPSEPVSFSPNARTVLEKRYLVKNEKGLPVEQPEDLFWRVATVVATADRRYGASEGAVSTVAEEFYALMTQRRFEPNSPTLMNAGRPLGQLSACFVLPVEDALSNDKNGIYDTLGSMALIHQSGGGTGFSFSRLRPKGSMVRSTTGVASGPVSFMKLYDASTDAVKQGGTRRGANMGILRVDHPDILEFITCKEDLTQVTNFNISVAVTRKFMDAVQAGTSYDLIDPHSGNSVGQLDARTLWDKMILGAWRTGEPGVFFVDEANKYNPVPHLGSYEATNPCGEQPLLPYDVCNLGSINVGYYVQNGSMDWQAFKADIHLSTHFLDNIIDVNKYPLQEIDALSKRIRRIGLGVMGFADALVRLGIPYDSEDGVDFGRKVMEFVDVEAKRESNRLANERGPFPEWAKSIWGPDETCARDAEGKRIRPMQLLRNCNVTTVAPTGTISIIAGCSSGLEPLFAVAFMRNQAGVMMPDVNEDFVAIAKKEGWYSDALMERIAKEGTIAFPEVPEKWQRVFNTANQIAPDWHIRMQAAFQEHCDSAISKTTNFAHTATVEDVRKIYELAYALNCKGVTVYRDGSRDNQVLSTGATEKAREERDAGRGVRGAEKQRIGELTGTLAERDAEIERLKKQLYEVEAENLQRRAKRARPDKLRGTTIRKETPLGTMFVNITEDDKGQPFEVFLTLGKAGGSAMADAEAMGRLISLALRSGIPLMEIHKQLRGISSDRAVGLGPSKVLSAPDAIGIALEEWWRDRVAGIQQEIPLGPGGVPRISQAVEQVTDDQLSGVGSTPPSGVSGLGGTGGASGQAEMELSGYDSGQAFMGTCPDCGSQLEYAEGCVKCHVCGFSECG, from the coding sequence ATGTCGCTTCCCGTCAATCCGCCATCGGAGCCCGTTTCGTTCTCACCTAACGCTCGCACCGTTCTGGAGAAGCGTTATCTGGTGAAGAACGAGAAAGGGCTACCGGTCGAGCAGCCGGAGGACCTGTTCTGGCGCGTGGCGACAGTCGTCGCTACGGCGGATCGACGCTACGGAGCGAGCGAGGGCGCCGTCAGCACGGTGGCCGAAGAATTCTATGCGTTGATGACCCAGCGTCGCTTCGAGCCCAACTCGCCGACGCTGATGAATGCGGGACGCCCGTTAGGCCAGTTGAGCGCGTGCTTCGTGTTGCCTGTCGAAGACGCACTGTCGAACGACAAGAACGGGATCTATGACACGCTCGGCTCGATGGCGCTCATTCATCAGAGCGGCGGCGGGACGGGCTTCTCCTTCTCGCGCCTGCGCCCGAAGGGATCTATGGTCCGCTCGACCACCGGGGTTGCTAGCGGACCAGTCTCTTTCATGAAGTTGTATGATGCCTCCACCGACGCGGTGAAGCAGGGAGGCACGCGACGCGGCGCGAACATGGGGATTCTGCGGGTCGATCACCCGGACATTCTGGAGTTCATTACCTGCAAGGAAGACCTGACGCAGGTGACGAACTTCAACATCTCCGTCGCCGTGACCAGGAAGTTCATGGACGCGGTGCAAGCGGGGACGTCCTACGATCTCATCGACCCGCATAGCGGCAACTCTGTCGGTCAGCTCGACGCGCGCACGCTGTGGGACAAGATGATCCTCGGCGCCTGGCGCACGGGCGAGCCCGGCGTGTTCTTCGTCGACGAAGCCAACAAGTACAACCCCGTCCCGCACCTTGGCAGTTACGAAGCTACTAATCCGTGCGGCGAGCAGCCGCTTCTCCCCTACGACGTCTGCAACCTGGGGTCGATCAATGTCGGATACTACGTCCAGAATGGCTCGATGGATTGGCAAGCTTTTAAGGCTGACATTCACCTCTCTACCCACTTTCTGGACAATATCATAGATGTAAACAAGTACCCGCTTCAGGAGATCGACGCGCTCTCGAAGCGCATCCGCCGCATTGGACTCGGCGTCATGGGCTTCGCCGATGCGCTCGTTAGGCTCGGGATCCCGTATGATAGTGAGGACGGCGTCGACTTCGGCCGGAAAGTCATGGAATTCGTCGACGTCGAGGCGAAGCGCGAGTCGAACCGCCTCGCCAACGAGCGCGGACCGTTCCCGGAGTGGGCGAAGAGCATCTGGGGACCGGACGAGACGTGCGCGCGCGACGCGGAAGGGAAGCGAATTCGTCCGATGCAGCTCCTCCGCAACTGCAATGTCACGACCGTCGCGCCGACGGGAACGATCTCGATCATCGCCGGCTGCTCCTCGGGACTCGAGCCGCTTTTTGCCGTTGCGTTCATGCGCAACCAGGCCGGCGTGATGATGCCCGACGTCAACGAAGACTTCGTCGCGATCGCGAAGAAGGAAGGCTGGTACTCCGACGCACTGATGGAGCGCATCGCGAAGGAGGGAACGATTGCGTTCCCCGAAGTCCCCGAGAAGTGGCAGCGCGTGTTCAACACCGCGAACCAGATCGCGCCCGACTGGCACATCCGCATGCAGGCTGCCTTCCAGGAGCACTGCGACTCGGCGATCTCGAAGACAACGAACTTCGCTCACACAGCGACAGTAGAAGACGTGCGAAAGATCTACGAGCTCGCGTACGCGCTGAATTGCAAGGGCGTGACGGTCTATCGCGACGGCTCCCGCGACAACCAGGTGCTGAGCACCGGCGCGACCGAGAAAGCCCGCGAGGAGCGGGATGCCGGCCGCGGTGTGCGAGGCGCCGAGAAGCAGCGGATCGGCGAGCTCACGGGGACACTGGCGGAGCGGGACGCGGAGATAGAGCGTCTCAAGAAGCAACTCTATGAAGTGGAAGCCGAGAACCTCCAGCGCCGCGCGAAGCGGGCGCGTCCGGACAAGCTCCGCGGCACTACTATAAGGAAAGAGACCCCGCTCGGGACGATGTTCGTGAACATCACCGAGGACGACAAGGGTCAGCCCTTCGAGGTGTTCCTCACGTTAGGCAAGGCCGGCGGCTCGGCCATGGCCGATGCCGAGGCGATGGGCCGGTTGATCTCGCTGGCGTTGCGGTCCGGGATCCCGCTCATGGAGATCCACAAGCAGCTCCGCGGAATCTCGTCGGATCGTGCCGTGGGACTCGGGCCGAGCAAGGTGTTGTCGGCGCCAGACGCGATTGGTATCGCGCTCGAGGAGTGGTGGCGCGATCGCGTGGCCGGGATCCAGCAGGAGATCCCGTTAGGTCCCGGTGGCGTGCCGCGGATCTCGCAGGCGGTCGAGCAGGTGACGGATGATCAGCTGTCCGGAGTCGGCTCCACTCCGCCGAGCGGTGTGTCGGGGCTGGGGGGAACGGGGGGCGCTAGTGGTCAGGCGGAGATGGAGCTCTCGGGGTACGATTCGGGGCAGGCGTTCATGGGAACGTGCCCGGATTGCGGGAGTCAGTTAGAGTATGCTGAAGGGTGCGTGAAGTGCCACGTGTGCGGGTTTAGTGAGTGCGGATGA